A stretch of Lactuca sativa cultivar Salinas chromosome 6, Lsat_Salinas_v11, whole genome shotgun sequence DNA encodes these proteins:
- the LOC111887450 gene encoding probable inactive leucine-rich repeat receptor-like protein kinase At3g03770 gives MARTYYSWQSAVVLLAILIVPIRCSDRHNISQEQTLLRIQQLLYYPVILSSWNNTTDFCNTVQSSSVTVICYEGVITQLHIINSYKTHQLPEDFSIDTFVTTLINLQSLKVLKLVSLGLWGRMPAKISHLSSLEILNITSNHFNGKIPSEITSLTNLQSLVLDDNNFTGWIPSRIGFLSRLSVLSMKNNSLNGLLPDSLGKLTDLRVLMLSHNNFSGESPDLSDLKNLRVLELGGNSLGPKFPRVPYKITSIVLRENKFTNGLPEELHSFYQLQKLDIALNRFVGPFPTSILSLPSITYLDINGNRFTGLLSEDLACNPGFQFVDLSANLLTGKLPECLVSSKVRNVVYNGNCLSTNDGNETKGQKPISFCRTAALAVGIIPRNHKTSNWTKAALALGITGGILLIGVAFLIFRRVHGKKMEKKPPARVIEENLTSSYSSKLLSDARYVTRVMKLGTVGIPAYHAFSLEELEEATNGFDTSTFMGEGSHGQMYRGRLKDGSYVAIQCLKMKKNHSTQTFTRHIELISKLRHQHLVSALGHCYEFYLDDSSVSRLFLVFEYMPNGTLRDWISGNKGKNLSWSQRIAAAIGIVKGIQFLHTGILPRVFSGSLKITDVLLDQNFGAKISTYNLPLLEKVEKEGYFKSFKETNRVKVSHPEKLDVYDFGVILLEIISGRPICTQKEVECLKEQFQSRMRADDGAMKEMVDVTIRDKCCDQSLITMMEVCNGCLLDDIADRPSVEDMLWNLQFAAQVQEAWHSGHGSPVSSSQPAITER, from the exons ATGGCTAGAACTTATTATTCATGGCAATCAGCAGTTGTACTCCTTGCTATTTTGATTGTACCAATTCGGTGCTCCGATCGCCATAATATCTCTCAAGAACAAACCCTTTTGAGAATCCAACAACTTCTGTATTACCCTGTCATTCTTAGCAGCTGGAACAACACCACAGATTTCTGCAACACAGTTCAAAGTTCATCAGTAACAGTTATTTGCTACGAAGGCGTAATAACACAACTTCACATCATCAATagctataaaacccatcaattgccTGAAGATTTCTCGATAGACACATTTGTTACAACCCTTATTAACCTTCAAAGCTTAAAAGTCCTCAAACTGGTTTCATTAGGTCTATGGGGACGAATGCCTGCAAAAATTTCCCATTTATCATCGCTAGAAATCCTCAACATTACTTCAAATCACTTCAATGGCAAAATCCCTTCGGAAATCACATCTTTAACGAATCTCCAATCACTTGTTCTCGATGACAACAACTTTACTGGATGGATTCCATCTCGTATCGGATTCTTATCACGTTTATCAGTTTTGAGCATGAAGAACAATTCGCTAAACGGGTTGTTGCCAGATTCTTTAGGGAAACTAACTGATCTTCGAGTTCTTATGCTTTCTCACAACAACTTTTCGGGCGAATCCCCGGATCTTAGTGATTTGAAAAACCTCCGAGTTCTTGAACTTGGAGGTAACTCACTAGGACCCAAGTTCCCTAGAGTCCCATACAAAATTACCTCCATTGTTCTTcgagagaacaagttcaccaatGGTTTACCCGAAGAATTGCATTCATTTTATCAACTTCAAAAGCTAGACATAGCTTTAAACCGATTCGTTGGACCCTTTCCAACTTCTATTCTATCTTTACCATCGATAACTTATTTAGACATAAACGGGAACCGGTTTACGGGATTGCTTTCCGAGGATCTCGCATGTAATCCGGGATTCCAGTTCGTTGACTTGTCGGCTAATCTTCTAACCGGGAAGCTTCCGGAATGTCTCGTGTCTTCAAAGGTCCGGAATGTGGTGTACAACGGGAATTGCTTGAGTACGAACGACGGAAACGAAACTAAAGGTCAAAAACCGATTTCATTTTGTAGAACCGCAGCTTTGGCAGTCGGAATCATACCCCGGAATCACAAAACAAGTAACTGGACAAAAGCAGCTCTTGCATTGGGGATCACCGGAGGGATTCTGTTGATCGGTGTGGCGTTCTTGATTTTCCGGCGAGTTCATGGTAAAAAGATGGAGAAAAAGCCTCCGGCGAGGGTGATAGAGGAAAACCTGACGAGTTCTTACTCGTCGAAGTTGCTTTCGGATGCAA GATATGTTACTCGAGTCATGAAGCTTGGAACAGTAGGAATCCCGGCTTATCATGCTTTTTCATTGGAAGAACTCGAGGAAGCTACTAATGGCTTTGATACATCCACCTTCATGGGCGAAGGGTCCCACGGTCAG ATGTACAGAGGTCGGCTAAAGGATGGATCATATGTAGCTATCCAAtgtctaaaaatgaaaaaaaaccaCAGCACACAAACGTTTACGCGTCACATAGAGTTGATCTCAAAACTTAGACACCAACATTTAGTCAGTGCTCTGGGCCACTGCTATGAATTTTACCTCGATGACTCGAGTGTCAGCAGGCTATTTCTCGTGTTTGAGTATATGCCAAATGGGACCCTTCGGGACTGGATTTCAG GGAACAAAGGAAAAAACTTGTCATGGAGTCAAAGAATAGCAGCTGCTATTGGTATAGTGAAGGGAATACAATTTCTTCACACGGGCATCCTGCCCCGTGTGTTCTCGGGCAGTTTAAAGATAACCGATGTTTTGTTGGATCAGAATTTTGGTGCAAAGATTAGCACCTACAACCTGCCATTGTTGGAGAAAGTCGAAAAG GAAGGTTATTTCAAAAGTTTCAAAGAGACGAATCGTGTGAAAGTTAGCCATCCAGAGAAACTTGATGTGTATGATTTCGGTGTTATACTGCTTGAGATCATTTCAGGGAGACCGATTTGCACACAGAAGGAAGTAGAGTGTTTAAAAGAACAGTTTCAGAGCAGAATGAGAGCTGATGATGGAGCTATGAAGGAGATGGTTGATGTGACAATACGTGACAAATGTTGTGATCAATCTTTAATTACAATGATGGAAGTTTGCAACGGGTGTTTGCTTGATGATATAGCAGATAGACCTTCTGTGGAAGACATGCTTTGGAATTTGCAATTTGCTGCTCAGGTTCAGGAGGCCTGGCATAGTGGCCATGGATCTCCGGTGTCATCTTCACAACCTGCAATCACAGAGCGATAG